Proteins from one Thermosipho japonicus genomic window:
- a CDS encoding NADH:ubiquinone reductase (Na(+)-transporting) subunit D, producing the protein MGKFKEVFLKNTWYENPVFVLVLGICSTLAVTNNLKNTFIMTIGVMLVTGFSNLTVSLLKNLIPSKVRMITQVLIISFYVIIVDIILKAYLPDVSKALGPYVGLIITNCIIMGRAEAFAQSNPPLISFWDGITSGFGYMIVLVTIAFFRELLGFGTIFGYKVMPGNFVNWTIMIMPPSAFFMLALFIWIVKGFKKEGAK; encoded by the coding sequence ATGGGAAAATTTAAAGAAGTATTTTTGAAAAATACTTGGTATGAAAATCCTGTCTTTGTACTGGTGCTTGGAATTTGTTCAACTCTTGCAGTTACTAACAATCTAAAAAATACATTTATCATGACAATAGGTGTGATGCTTGTCACAGGTTTTTCAAACCTTACTGTATCTCTTTTAAAAAATCTTATCCCATCTAAGGTAAGAATGATTACACAAGTATTAATAATATCTTTCTATGTTATCATAGTGGATATAATCTTAAAGGCATATCTTCCAGATGTAAGCAAAGCACTTGGACCATATGTCGGTCTTATAATAACAAACTGTATTATCATGGGGCGCGCTGAAGCATTTGCTCAATCAAATCCTCCGCTTATCTCATTCTGGGATGGTATCACAAGCGGTTTTGGCTATATGATAGTACTAGTGACAATTGCATTCTTTAGAGAACTTCTTGGTTTTGGAACTATTTTTGGCTATAAAGTTATGCCAGGAAACTTTGTAAACTGGACAATAATGATTATGCCCCCAAGTGCTTTCTTCATGCTTGCACTATTTATATGGATAGTAAAAGGTTTTAAAAAGGAGGGAGCCAAATGA
- a CDS encoding electron transport complex protein RnfA: protein MNPNINPLVLFFASIFTSNILLSNFLGMCSFISISKSLKSSNGLGMAVTMVMTITTAINWLVEKYVIVPFQLEYLRYIIYIIVIAAVVQILEMVIDRTAPNLYISLGIFLPLITVNCAILGVALFMQLRNYTLLQSIFFGLGSGLGWWLAIVLLAAIRIKVDKAPIPAPLKGVGITLITIGIMAMAFMGFAGMINVQ from the coding sequence ATGAATCCTAATATAAATCCTCTGGTTCTATTCTTTGCTTCAATCTTTACTAGTAACATATTACTTTCCAACTTTCTTGGAATGTGCTCGTTTATATCCATCTCAAAAAGTCTAAAATCATCTAACGGGCTTGGTATGGCAGTTACGATGGTTATGACAATAACAACTGCTATTAACTGGTTGGTTGAAAAATATGTCATAGTACCATTTCAACTAGAATATCTAAGATATATCATATATATTATTGTTATCGCTGCCGTTGTTCAAATCCTTGAAATGGTAATAGATAGAACTGCACCAAATTTGTACATTAGCCTTGGTATCTTTTTGCCATTAATAACTGTTAACTGTGCTATTTTAGGTGTCGCACTATTTATGCAGCTTAGAAACTATACACTTTTACAATCAATCTTTTTTGGCCTCGGTTCAGGCCTTGGATGGTGGCTTGCAATAGTTTTACTTGCTGCTATAAGAATTAAAGTCGATAAAGCACCTATTCCTGCACCGCTTAAAGGCGTTGGAATTACACTCATTACAATAGGTATAATGGCAATGGCCTTTATGGGATTTGCCGGAATGATAAATGTTCAATAG
- a CDS encoding NADH:ubiquinone reductase (Na(+)-transporting) subunit F, with protein sequence MNIWLAPLIVGIVSSVLSALIVIVDSIVNNYGEVEIDINNGKKKLKVKGGSPLLFTLASENIFVPSACGGRGSCGACKVKVLSDVGEYLPTELPYMSEEEIKENIRLSCQIKVKKDIKIQLPEELFNVKKLTGKVVSLKNVTHDIKEVRIKLPEEINFKAGQYVQIVVPPYDKIKQPTQRAYSIASTPSKKDEIDLLIRLVPGGIATTYVHNYLKEGDNLEVIGPFGEFYMRDTDADMICVAGGSGMAPIKSIVLDMYERGITNRNVWYFFGARTEKDLFYVELFKDLEKKWSNFHFIPALSRPMEPEKWDGEVGLITDVMVKYLENVVDKNTKKEGYLCGSPGMINACEKLLNEHGIKDVYYDKFA encoded by the coding sequence ATGAATATATGGCTTGCACCATTAATCGTTGGAATTGTTTCATCTGTTTTATCCGCTTTAATCGTTATAGTCGATTCAATAGTAAACAACTATGGAGAAGTGGAAATTGATATAAATAATGGAAAGAAAAAATTAAAAGTAAAAGGTGGCTCACCTTTACTTTTTACACTTGCTTCTGAAAATATCTTTGTTCCATCTGCTTGTGGAGGTAGAGGAAGTTGTGGAGCGTGTAAAGTTAAAGTATTAAGTGATGTTGGAGAATACCTTCCAACAGAACTTCCTTATATGTCAGAGGAAGAAATAAAGGAAAATATAAGGCTTTCTTGTCAAATCAAGGTAAAAAAAGACATAAAAATACAGCTTCCAGAGGAACTTTTTAATGTTAAAAAGCTTACAGGTAAAGTTGTCTCACTTAAAAATGTAACACATGATATCAAAGAAGTAAGAATAAAACTCCCAGAAGAAATAAATTTTAAAGCTGGGCAATATGTTCAAATTGTTGTACCACCATATGATAAAATAAAGCAACCTACACAAAGGGCATATTCAATTGCATCTACTCCAAGTAAAAAAGATGAAATAGATTTGCTAATTAGATTAGTTCCAGGTGGTATAGCAACAACTTACGTACACAATTATCTAAAAGAAGGAGACAACCTTGAAGTTATAGGTCCATTTGGTGAATTTTACATGAGAGATACGGATGCCGATATGATCTGTGTTGCAGGAGGTTCTGGTATGGCACCTATAAAGTCTATTGTTCTTGATATGTATGAACGTGGTATTACAAATAGAAACGTATGGTATTTTTTTGGTGCAAGAACTGAAAAAGACCTTTTCTATGTTGAACTTTTTAAAGATTTAGAAAAAAAGTGGAGCAATTTTCATTTTATTCCTGCTCTCTCTCGACCAATGGAACCAGAAAAATGGGATGGTGAAGTTGGTCTTATAACCGATGTAATGGTTAAATACCTAGAAAACGTTGTTGACAAAAACACAAAAAAAGAGGGATATCTATGCGGTAGTCCTGGAATGATAAATGCCTGTGAAAAATTACTTAATGAACATGGAATAAAAGATGTATATTATGATAAATTCGCATAG